In Anaerolineales bacterium, one DNA window encodes the following:
- a CDS encoding insulinase family protein gives MSKSFTLIKEQQIPEINSLVQLYEHKRTGARLLSVINEDENKVFSINFRTTPKDSTGVAHILEHSVLGGSEKYPVKEPFVELLKGSLATFVNAFTFPDKTCYPVASQNEKDFYNLIDVYMDAVLHPRITEQTLMQEGWHYEIADPTEPLTYKGVVFNEMKGAYSSPENLLAKVVIETLFPRHIYGVDSGGDPATIPDLTYETFRAFWESYYHPSNAFIFFYGNDDPEARLKLMESYLKPYKRKKVKSAVPPAKPFKRPKKIEYAYAASEGEDLDKKHYFTVNWKLPNTSDPVLNLSFQILAHALIGTPASPLKKALTDSGLGEDLAGIGLESELREMIFSTGLKGTRARHARKIEKLIFDTLQKLVTGGIDPDTLAASINTIEFALRENNTGAFPRGIALMLRALTTWLHDDDAFKLLAFEAPLSELKTRLATDPRYFEKMIQTHLLDNVHRTIIRFKPDPELGQRLEEQEQTRLKSARETMSEDDLCRHVKNTKQLKKMQETPDSPEALANIPTLELKDLDKHVSTIPIEELQVQDAKVLFHDIFTNGIFYLDLAFDLRAMPQDLLPLTDIFARALFEMGTETEDFVKLSQRIGKSTGGIHGSSVSLTTQTSRETRAMLMIRGKSTVGQANEMLGILRDVLLTTKFDDRERFKQIVLEEKAELESALAPAGHRFANMRLRSQFGGAGWVTDQTKGIGYLFALRELAHDVDKNWKKALAKLEAMREALINCKTLTANVTLDAANWKIIQPHVENFIFALPVKDAELSPLNVQPETKKEGLAIPAQVSYVGKGANLYDLGYEFDGSSQVVIGYLGMTHLWEKIRVQGGAYGAFAQFDDATGVFTYLSYRDPNIAATIENYDKAAAFLKKLDAARLSDNELKKAVIAAIGELDAYQLPDAKGYTSLMRYLTGRSDEMRQKIRNQVLSTNGEDFIAFGEVLEKAAKSDAVVVLGSQSALEGADIGLNVKKVA, from the coding sequence ATGTCCAAATCATTCACCCTTATCAAGGAACAGCAGATTCCCGAGATCAACTCGCTGGTGCAGTTGTACGAGCACAAGCGCACGGGTGCACGGCTGTTATCGGTCATCAATGAAGATGAAAACAAAGTATTCAGCATCAACTTCCGCACCACGCCAAAAGATTCGACGGGCGTGGCGCACATCCTTGAGCACTCGGTGCTGGGCGGCTCGGAGAAGTACCCGGTCAAGGAACCGTTCGTGGAATTGCTGAAAGGTTCACTGGCGACCTTCGTCAACGCGTTCACATTCCCCGATAAAACCTGCTATCCCGTGGCGAGCCAGAACGAAAAAGATTTCTACAACCTGATCGACGTGTACATGGATGCTGTCCTGCATCCGCGCATCACCGAGCAGACCTTGATGCAGGAAGGCTGGCACTACGAGATCGCCGATCCCACCGAACCGCTGACCTACAAGGGCGTGGTCTTCAACGAAATGAAGGGTGCGTATTCGTCACCTGAAAACCTGCTGGCAAAAGTGGTCATCGAAACGCTGTTCCCCAGGCACATCTACGGCGTGGACTCGGGCGGCGACCCAGCGACCATCCCTGACCTGACCTACGAAACCTTCCGCGCGTTCTGGGAGAGTTATTACCATCCGTCCAACGCGTTCATTTTCTTCTATGGAAACGACGACCCCGAGGCGCGCCTCAAACTGATGGAAAGCTATCTCAAGCCGTACAAAAGGAAAAAGGTCAAATCGGCAGTGCCGCCTGCCAAGCCGTTCAAACGCCCGAAGAAGATCGAATATGCCTACGCCGCCAGTGAAGGCGAAGACCTTGATAAAAAACATTACTTCACGGTCAACTGGAAACTGCCCAACACCTCCGACCCCGTGTTGAACTTAAGTTTTCAGATCCTGGCACACGCGCTGATCGGCACGCCCGCGTCGCCGCTCAAAAAAGCGCTGACCGATTCGGGTCTTGGTGAAGACCTGGCGGGCATCGGCCTCGAAAGCGAACTGCGCGAGATGATCTTTTCGACGGGCTTGAAAGGGACACGCGCACGCCACGCGAGGAAGATCGAGAAGCTGATCTTCGACACCCTGCAAAAACTCGTCACCGGCGGGATCGACCCCGATACCCTCGCCGCATCCATCAACACCATCGAGTTCGCCCTGCGCGAAAATAACACGGGCGCGTTCCCGCGCGGCATCGCGCTCATGCTGCGTGCCCTGACCACCTGGCTGCACGACGACGACGCCTTCAAACTGCTCGCCTTCGAAGCGCCGCTCAGTGAATTGAAGACACGACTCGCGACCGATCCGCGCTATTTCGAAAAGATGATCCAGACTCATTTGCTGGATAACGTCCATCGGACGATCATCCGCTTCAAACCCGACCCCGAACTTGGTCAGCGTCTCGAAGAGCAGGAACAAACCCGACTCAAATCCGCACGCGAGACGATGAGCGAAGACGACCTCTGTAGGCACGTGAAAAATACGAAGCAGCTCAAAAAAATGCAGGAGACCCCCGACTCACCCGAAGCGCTGGCGAACATCCCCACGCTCGAGTTGAAGGATCTGGATAAACACGTCAGCACCATTCCCATCGAAGAGCTCCAGGTGCAGGATGCAAAAGTGCTGTTTCACGACATCTTCACCAACGGCATTTTTTACCTTGACCTTGCCTTCGACCTGCGCGCCATGCCGCAGGACTTGCTCCCGCTGACGGACATCTTCGCGCGCGCGCTGTTCGAGATGGGGACCGAAACCGAGGACTTCGTCAAACTGTCCCAGCGGATCGGGAAAAGCACGGGCGGAATCCACGGTTCCTCGGTCAGCCTGACAACCCAAACGTCGAGAGAGACGCGGGCGATGCTGATGATCCGCGGCAAGTCCACAGTGGGTCAGGCGAACGAGATGCTGGGAATTTTGCGGGACGTCCTGCTGACAACCAAATTCGACGACCGTGAACGCTTCAAGCAGATCGTGTTGGAGGAAAAAGCGGAACTGGAATCCGCGCTTGCGCCTGCGGGACACCGCTTTGCGAACATGCGCCTGCGCTCGCAGTTCGGCGGCGCGGGCTGGGTAACCGACCAAACGAAAGGCATCGGCTATCTCTTTGCGCTGCGCGAACTCGCGCATGACGTGGACAAGAATTGGAAGAAGGCGCTGGCAAAACTGGAAGCGATGCGCGAGGCGTTGATCAACTGCAAGACATTGACCGCCAACGTGACGCTCGACGCAGCGAACTGGAAGATCATTCAACCGCATGTTGAGAATTTCATCTTCGCCTTGCCCGTGAAAGATGCGGAACTTTCGCCACTCAACGTCCAACCTGAAACCAAAAAGGAAGGTTTGGCGATCCCCGCGCAGGTCAGTTATGTTGGCAAAGGCGCAAATTTATATGACCTGGGCTATGAATTCGACGGTTCTTCGCAGGTGGTCATCGGCTATCTGGGGATGACGCACCTGTGGGAAAAAATCCGTGTGCAGGGCGGCGCGTACGGCGCTTTCGCGCAATTCGACGACGCGACAGGCGTGTTCACCTACCTTTCGTACCGCGACCCGAACATCGCCGCCACCATCGAGAATTACGACAAAGCCGCCGCCTTCTTGAAAAAACTGGACGCAGCGCGTCTTTCGGACAACGAGTTGAAGAAAGCCGTGATTGCCGCCATCGGCGAACTGGACGCCTACCAACTACCCGACGCAAAGGGATACACATCACTGATGCGGTATTTAACAGGACGCAGTGACGAGATGCGCCAGAAGATCCGCAACCAGGTGCTTTCGACGAACGGCGAGGATTTCATCGCTTTCGGCGAGGTACTGGAAAAAGCCGCCAAGTCCGATGCGGTGGTGGTGCTTGGGTCACAGTCCGCGCTGGAGGGGGCGGACATCGGGTTAAATGTAAAGAAGGTTGCGTAA
- a CDS encoding DNA methyltransferase — translation MATMTLPLNQILQGDCIKILNSLPENSVGLVFADPPYNLQLQNDLYRPNNTKVDAVNNRWDKFSSFAEYDEFTLNWLRASRRVLKETGTIWVIGSYHNIFRVGAIMQDLGFWILNDVIWLKTNPMPNFRGVRFTNAHETMLWAQKEKGAKYTFNHKAMKALNDDLQMRSDWVIPLATGKERLKTNGTKAHPTQKPEALLYRVILSSTNPGDVVLDPFFGSGTTGAVAKKLGRNFIGIERDKKYIKIAEKRTAAVKSAPAEGLDLPEKRNQVRVPFGALVENGYLKVGGKLVFAKGKREAIILANGHIKCGKLIGSIHAVARELSNAPANGWEMWFYSERGKLKPINELREKFRKNLKVQG, via the coding sequence ATGGCTACTATGACCCTCCCCCTCAACCAGATCCTGCAAGGCGACTGCATCAAGATACTCAATTCCCTGCCCGAGAATTCGGTGGGTTTGGTATTTGCCGATCCGCCGTACAATCTGCAACTGCAAAATGACCTGTACCGCCCGAACAATACCAAAGTGGATGCGGTCAACAATCGCTGGGATAAGTTTTCGAGTTTTGCCGAGTATGATGAGTTTACGCTCAATTGGCTACGCGCTAGCCGAAGGGTATTGAAAGAGACGGGTACGATCTGGGTCATTGGCTCGTATCACAACATTTTCCGCGTCGGTGCGATCATGCAGGACTTGGGATTTTGGATTCTCAACGATGTCATCTGGCTGAAAACCAATCCCATGCCGAACTTCCGTGGCGTGCGTTTCACCAACGCGCACGAGACCATGCTGTGGGCGCAAAAGGAAAAAGGCGCGAAATACACCTTCAACCACAAGGCGATGAAAGCCCTGAACGATGACCTGCAAATGCGCAGTGATTGGGTCATCCCATTGGCAACGGGAAAGGAACGTCTCAAAACCAACGGGACGAAGGCCCACCCCACCCAGAAACCTGAAGCCCTTCTGTACAGAGTCATCCTCTCCAGCACCAACCCGGGCGACGTAGTGCTTGATCCATTCTTCGGGAGCGGTACGACGGGCGCGGTGGCAAAGAAACTTGGGCGGAATTTCATCGGCATCGAACGCGACAAAAAATATATCAAGATCGCAGAGAAACGGACCGCGGCGGTCAAGTCCGCGCCTGCTGAGGGGTTGGACCTGCCCGAGAAACGGAATCAGGTTCGGGTACCGTTCGGGGCGCTGGTCGAGAATGGATACCTAAAGGTGGGCGGGAAACTCGTCTTCGCAAAAGGCAAACGCGAAGCCATCATCCTCGCCAATGGACATATCAAATGCGGAAAACTCATCGGTTCGATCCACGCTGTGGCGAGGGAACTATCCAATGCGCCCGCCAATGGCTGGGAAATGTGGTTTTATTCAGAACGGGGTAAACTTAAGCCGATCAATGAGTTACGAGAAAAGTTTAGGAAAAATTTGAAGGTTCAAGGTTGA
- a CDS encoding nucleotidyl transferase AbiEii/AbiGii toxin family protein encodes MKQIFWNTISNPMREVLEGFMQSDLASSFYLAGGTALSLQIGHRLSVDLDFFSPSEDIPSIRNVIEKALTPFQFNLSDSSWGNLVYLVNDVRVGFYGYGYSLVSPLITVGNVRLANIEDIALMKFDALLARASRKDFYDLYFICQQITLRKLLDLSTQKYPSVRDFEVQVTKRFVFFDNAEEETNPVLLKSVDWQTVKTFFIKQAKTIEKGWLL; translated from the coding sequence ATGAAACAAATATTCTGGAACACCATATCCAACCCCATGCGGGAAGTGTTGGAAGGATTCATGCAATCTGATCTTGCCTCCAGTTTTTATCTTGCTGGCGGAACAGCTTTATCACTTCAAATCGGACATCGTTTATCAGTTGATCTTGACTTCTTTTCACCATCAGAAGATATTCCTTCCATTCGAAATGTCATCGAAAAGGCACTTACCCCATTTCAATTCAACTTAAGCGATTCATCATGGGGAAATCTTGTTTACCTCGTCAATGATGTACGCGTTGGTTTTTATGGATACGGGTATTCATTAGTTTCTCCGCTTATCACGGTTGGGAATGTTCGCCTCGCCAATATTGAAGATATTGCACTAATGAAGTTTGACGCCTTACTAGCACGCGCCTCCCGCAAAGATTTTTATGATCTGTATTTTATATGTCAACAAATCACTTTGCGAAAATTATTAGACTTATCCACCCAAAAATATCCTTCTGTTAGAGATTTTGAAGTTCAGGTCACAAAACGTTTTGTATTCTTCGATAATGCCGAAGAAGAAACAAATCCTGTTTTACTAAAATCTGTTGATTGGCAAACGGTCAAAACCTTCTTCATTAAGCAAGCAAAAACCATTGAGAAGGGATGGCTACTATGA
- a CDS encoding ATP-binding cassette domain-containing protein has translation MALISVQEVSIGFGGQKLLEDVSFQIERGERVGLLGRNGMGKSTLLKMLNDDFMPHTGVIARQQNTRVAYLPQDVPLNLEGRIADIIASGLIDSDFAEDEHHWKRDNQVQKTISLMELDGDARFETLSAGMKRRVILARGLVCNPDFLLLDEPTNHLDIQAIDWLEDFLKRWGGTLLFVTHDRVFLQKLATRIIELDRGKVYDWACDYPTFLERKEAMLDAEQTRNAVFDKKLAQEEQWIRKGIEARRTRNEGRVRALKRLRQARTERRELLGKVKMQIGSKKRSGRLVIEAENVSYAYSEKPIIRDFTTTIQRGDKIGIVGANGSGKTTLLKLLMGQLQPQAGEVRHGTNLDIVYFDQLRTQLDESKSVLDNVGQGRDTVTINGRTRNLMGYLEDFLFTRDRVRAPITALSGGERNRLLLARLFAMPANLIILDEPTNDLDIETLEILEDLLLDYEGTLLLVSHDRAFLNNIVTSTLILDGSGDVKEFIGGYEDWQRQLDEALASPVPALQGIPNTKLVSITQTESKPDAKSRKLSYNEKRELEKLPKRIEALETELHELNQKMESPSFYQQEGSLITQAVERLEQIHKELSQAYERWGELDG, from the coding sequence ATGGCATTGATCAGCGTGCAGGAGGTCAGCATTGGCTTCGGCGGGCAGAAGCTCCTGGAGGATGTCAGTTTCCAGATCGAGCGCGGCGAACGCGTCGGCTTGTTGGGGCGCAACGGCATGGGCAAGTCCACGCTGTTGAAGATGCTCAACGACGATTTCATGCCGCACACAGGTGTCATCGCCCGTCAGCAAAATACGCGCGTTGCCTATCTCCCGCAGGACGTGCCTCTAAACCTTGAAGGACGCATCGCGGACATTATTGCTTCGGGCTTGATCGATTCCGATTTCGCCGAAGACGAACACCATTGGAAGCGCGACAATCAAGTGCAGAAAACCATCTCGCTGATGGAACTCGACGGCGATGCCCGCTTTGAAACTTTGTCTGCTGGAATGAAGCGCCGCGTCATTCTTGCCCGCGGCTTGGTCTGCAACCCAGACTTTTTACTGCTCGACGAACCCACCAACCACCTCGACATCCAAGCCATTGATTGGCTCGAAGATTTTCTCAAGCGCTGGGGCGGCACACTGTTATTCGTCACGCACGACCGCGTCTTTTTGCAGAAACTCGCCACCCGTATCATCGAACTGGATCGTGGCAAGGTTTACGATTGGGCGTGCGATTACCCGACTTTCCTCGAACGCAAGGAAGCCATGCTTGATGCCGAGCAAACCCGGAACGCCGTTTTCGATAAAAAACTTGCGCAGGAAGAGCAATGGATTCGCAAGGGCATCGAAGCGCGCCGTACCCGCAACGAGGGACGTGTCCGCGCCTTGAAGCGTTTGCGTCAGGCGCGCACAGAACGGCGCGAGCTACTCGGCAAGGTAAAGATGCAGATCGGCTCCAAGAAGCGTTCGGGCAGGCTGGTCATTGAAGCCGAGAATGTCAGTTATGCCTACAGTGAGAAACCCATCATCCGCGATTTCACCACCACCATTCAGCGCGGCGACAAGATCGGTATCGTCGGTGCGAATGGTTCGGGCAAGACCACGCTGCTTAAATTACTCATGGGGCAACTCCAACCGCAGGCAGGCGAAGTCCGTCATGGCACAAACCTCGACATCGTGTATTTCGACCAACTCCGCACCCAACTCGACGAATCGAAATCCGTGCTTGATAACGTCGGGCAGGGACGCGACACCGTCACTATCAACGGGCGCACGCGCAACCTGATGGGCTATCTCGAAGATTTCCTCTTCACGCGCGACCGCGTCCGCGCGCCCATCACTGCGCTTTCGGGCGGCGAGCGTAACCGTCTTCTGCTTGCGCGTCTTTTCGCCATGCCCGCCAATCTGATCATCCTCGACGAGCCTACCAACGACCTCGACATCGAAACGCTCGAGATCCTCGAAGACCTGCTGCTCGATTACGAAGGCACGCTCCTGCTTGTCAGCCACGACCGCGCCTTTCTCAATAACATCGTCACCAGCACGTTGATTCTGGATGGCTCTGGCGATGTAAAAGAATTTATTGGCGGATACGAAGACTGGCAAAGACAATTGGATGAAGCCCTCGCCTCGCCCGTCCCTGCTTTGCAGGGGATACCTAACACTAAGCTTGTCTCAATAACCCAAACCGAATCCAAGCCTGATGCGAAATCTCGCAAGTTAAGTTACAACGAAAAACGCGAACTCGAAAAACTTCCCAAACGCATCGAAGCGCTTGAAACTGAATTACATGAATTGAATCAAAAAATGGAATCTCCTTCCTTCTATCAACAGGAAGGTTCGCTCATCACCCAGGCTGTCGAGCGGCTGGAACAGATTCACAAAGAACTCTCCCAAGCCTACGAGCGCTGGGGAGAGTTGGACGGATAA
- a CDS encoding IS5 family transposase (programmed frameshift) encodes MNYKTIAHLKGSDFKRLTGVQRETFEQMLTVIEKGLRDFGRPPKLSRADQLLMTLMYWREYRTEFHIAQSYGVSEATVCRTIRKVEEALVRSKKFRLPGKKALQASDTVFEVVLVDVSEQPVERPKKGQKRHYSGKKKRHTQKAQVMADRKSTQIITTAFSHGSKHDFQLFKDDACEFSEHLRILADAGYQGLMEFHQNSQTPFKKSKYHALTKREKQSNRSLARKRIVIEHIFRKLKVFRILSERYRNRRKRFALRFNLIAAIYNLELNSI; translated from the exons ATGAACTATAAGACAATCGCACATCTCAAAGGTAGTGACTTCAAACGGCTAACTGGCGTCCAGCGCGAAACCTTCGAGCAGATGCTCACAGTCATTGAGAAAGGGCTGCGAGACTTCGGGAGACCGCCAAAACTGAGCCGAGCCGATCAGTTGTTGATGACCTTGATGTACTGGCGAGAATATCGCACAGAATTTCATATTGCGCAATCCTATGGTGTCAGTGAAGCAACCGTTTGCCGCACCATTCGCAAGGTAGAGGAGGCCTTAGTCCGTTCAAAAAAGTTTCGTTTGCCTGGCAAAAAGGCACTCCAAGCCAGTGACACGGTGTTCGAGGTAGTGCTGGTTGATGTCAGCGAACAGCCAGTGGAACGTCCAAAAAAAG GCCAAAAACGGCATTACAGTGGCAAAAAGAAGCGTCACACCCAAAAAGCGCAGGTGATGGCTGATCGAAAAAGTACCCAAATCATAACCACCGCCTTTAGTCATGGAAGCAAACACGACTTCCAACTGTTCAAAGACGATGCCTGTGAGTTCTCTGAACATCTGCGTATTCTGGCAGATGCGGGCTATCAAGGATTGATGGAGTTTCATCAGAACAGTCAAACACCCTTCAAGAAATCCAAATACCATGCTCTGACGAAACGAGAGAAACAGAGCAATCGAAGCTTGGCACGGAAACGGATTGTGATTGAGCATATATTCCGTAAGTTGAAAGTGTTTCGCATTTTGAGCGAGAGGTATCGCAATCGTAGAAAGAGATTTGCTTTGCGCTTCAACCTGATTGCTGCTATTTACAACCTTGAACTCAACTCAATTTGA
- a CDS encoding zinc-binding dehydrogenase, whose product MKAAVFYECGDASKIQIAEVPEPKIRAGQVLIRVHASAFNHLELWSLHGPDDGSYKFPMWTGSDISGVVAEVAPDVKDWKIGDAVVVNPSLSCETCEYCLRGGVTLCNDYDILGSNGHGGNAEFIAANADKLMRIPAGFDFVTAAAAPLAYQTAWRALVTRAKVQKGEDVLVLGGSGGVAVAAIQISKMIGARVFVITSSEEKMEKARLAGADFAVNRKAGSPFDEVRSLTNGRGVDLVVENVGATTWPDSQRILRKGGRIVTYGRTTGREATTNLSLLFWNEQTHIGSTMGSLNDFREMMEHVFSGKLTPIVDSVYPLEQARDAYARYEHGEQFGKIVLKIR is encoded by the coding sequence ATGAAAGCCGCTGTATTTTACGAATGTGGAGACGCATCCAAAATTCAAATAGCCGAAGTGCCTGAGCCAAAGATCCGTGCGGGACAGGTATTGATCCGCGTGCATGCCAGCGCGTTCAATCACCTGGAGCTATGGTCATTGCATGGACCGGACGATGGGAGCTATAAATTCCCCATGTGGACGGGTTCGGATATTTCGGGCGTGGTTGCTGAGGTCGCACCGGATGTAAAAGATTGGAAGATCGGCGATGCCGTTGTAGTCAACCCGTCACTCTCGTGCGAAACGTGCGAATATTGCTTGAGAGGTGGCGTCACCCTGTGCAACGATTACGACATCCTTGGCTCAAACGGACACGGCGGCAATGCTGAATTCATCGCCGCGAACGCCGACAAACTCATGCGCATCCCCGCCGGCTTTGACTTCGTCACAGCGGCGGCGGCTCCGCTGGCGTATCAAACTGCATGGCGGGCATTGGTCACACGCGCGAAAGTGCAAAAGGGGGAAGATGTCCTGGTGCTGGGAGGAAGCGGCGGTGTGGCTGTGGCGGCGATCCAGATAAGCAAAATGATTGGGGCGCGCGTCTTCGTCATCACCAGTTCCGAAGAGAAGATGGAGAAAGCCCGTCTCGCAGGCGCGGACTTCGCCGTAAACCGCAAAGCCGGGAGTCCATTTGATGAAGTGAGAAGTCTCACCAATGGACGCGGCGTGGATCTTGTTGTGGAAAATGTTGGCGCAACGACCTGGCCCGACAGTCAGAGAATCCTGCGCAAGGGCGGGCGCATCGTCACCTACGGGCGCACGACGGGACGTGAAGCCACCACCAACCTATCCCTGCTGTTTTGGAACGAGCAAACGCATATCGGCTCGACGATGGGCAGTCTCAATGACTTCCGCGAGATGATGGAGCACGTTTTCAGCGGGAAGTTGACGCCGATCGTCGATTCGGTCTATCCGCTGGAACAGGCACGCGATGCGTACGCGAGATACGAACATGGCGAACAGTTTGGGAAAATTGTGTTGAAAATTAGATAA
- a CDS encoding FAD binding domain-containing protein codes for MITTYHRPQTLDEALTLLTQPSTVPLGGGTLLSQPTTDPVSVVDLQHLGLDSIRVNGNELKIGATCTLQSLLESKHCFESLKNALKLEVPLNLRNIATVAGTIVASDGRSTFVTMLLAMDAKIEMTIFDTSKTESRTSSIGEFILTRPKGLITSISIPLNVKTAFEFVSRTPADKPLVCAALAQWNSGRTRLTLGGYGKNPLLAMDGTEADGIQEAAKNTYHEATDEWASAEYRMDVAAILAKRALEALK; via the coding sequence ATGATCACAACCTATCACCGTCCACAGACTCTCGATGAAGCCCTGACTCTTCTGACCCAGCCAAGCACCGTCCCTCTTGGCGGCGGGACGCTTCTTTCCCAGCCGACGACTGACCCTGTTTCCGTCGTGGATCTTCAGCATCTCGGGCTGGATTCGATCCGCGTCAACGGCAATGAATTGAAAATCGGAGCGACTTGCACATTGCAGAGTTTGCTCGAATCCAAACATTGCTTTGAATCGTTAAAAAACGCGCTAAAACTTGAGGTACCCTTGAATTTGCGAAACATTGCCACGGTTGCAGGGACGATTGTCGCAAGCGACGGGCGTTCCACTTTCGTCACAATGCTGCTGGCGATGGATGCGAAAATCGAGATGACGATATTCGATACTTCGAAAACCGAATCTCGAACATCGAGTATCGGGGAATTCATTCTCACCCGCCCGAAGGGATTGATCACATCCATCAGCATCCCGCTCAATGTCAAAACCGCGTTTGAATTTGTCTCGAGGACTCCCGCCGACAAGCCGTTGGTCTGCGCAGCACTGGCACAATGGAATTCGGGCCGCACGCGCTTGACGCTCGGCGGATATGGAAAAAATCCGCTGTTGGCGATGGACGGCACCGAAGCGGACGGAATTCAGGAAGCTGCGAAAAACACCTATCACGAAGCGACGGATGAATGGGCATCCGCCGAATACCGCATGGATGTCGCTGCGATACTGGCAAAGCGCGCGCTGGAAGCCTTGAAATGA
- a CDS encoding PaaI family thioesterase: MQKIKQPNSRHCFICGLENPAGLHLHIYETGPGVVETQYIAPDHFQGYPGVLHGGIVAALIDEISGRAHMGSDPNNPRFMFTGKLEVKYRKNVPIGKLLRIVGKVGKSKGKIAEAWAGIYDAETNELLAEGTGMHVNVPQEQFDMSRLDELGWKVYPDPAA; this comes from the coding sequence ATGCAAAAAATAAAACAACCGAACTCGCGTCATTGCTTTATTTGCGGATTGGAAAACCCCGCAGGGTTGCATTTGCATATTTATGAAACCGGGCCCGGGGTTGTCGAAACGCAATACATTGCACCCGATCACTTTCAAGGGTACCCCGGTGTTTTGCATGGCGGCATCGTCGCCGCGCTCATCGATGAAATCAGCGGGCGGGCACACATGGGCAGCGATCCGAATAATCCGCGTTTCATGTTCACGGGCAAGCTCGAAGTAAAGTATCGCAAAAATGTTCCCATTGGAAAATTGTTGAGAATTGTCGGCAAGGTTGGAAAAAGCAAAGGGAAAATTGCCGAGGCTTGGGCGGGCATTTACGACGCCGAAACGAACGAACTGCTTGCCGAGGGTACGGGCATGCACGTCAACGTCCCGCAGGAGCAATTCGACATGTCGCGTTTGGACGAACTGGGCTGGAAGGTCTACCCCGACCCCGCCGCGTAA
- a CDS encoding D-glycerate dehydrogenase: MSQPKIFITRLIPDLGLNLVKEHFPSPDIWTHDLPPTREQLLEKVRGVDGLLCLLTERVDTELMDAAGPQLKAISSMSVGVDHIDVAEATKRGIPVGNTPGVLTDATADQAFALLLAAARRVVEGVDYIRSGQWTTWHPQLLLGADLVGATLGIVGFGRIGQAVARRAQGFDMRIIFYDLTAEPAYGAQFVDLDTLLRESDFVSLHVPLTHETKHLVNADFLSKMKPDAILVNTTRGGVVDQTALYNVLKSKQIFAAALDVTDPEPLPMNSPLLELDNCIIVPHLGSASKWTRGQMSRLAAENLIAGLKGERLPNSANPEVYG; encoded by the coding sequence ATGTCCCAACCCAAAATTTTTATCACCCGCCTCATCCCCGACCTGGGGTTGAATCTCGTCAAGGAGCATTTCCCTTCCCCCGACATTTGGACTCACGACCTGCCCCCGACCCGTGAGCAATTGCTCGAAAAAGTCCGCGGCGTGGACGGTCTGCTCTGCCTGCTCACCGAGCGCGTGGATACAGAATTAATGGACGCCGCAGGTCCACAATTAAAGGCCATCTCCAGCATGTCGGTCGGTGTGGATCACATTGACGTCGCCGAAGCCACCAAACGCGGAATTCCCGTCGGCAACACACCTGGCGTTCTCACCGATGCCACCGCCGACCAGGCCTTTGCATTATTGCTCGCCGCCGCGCGCCGCGTGGTGGAAGGCGTGGATTACATCCGCAGCGGGCAGTGGACCACGTGGCACCCGCAGCTCCTGCTCGGCGCGGATCTGGTCGGCGCGACGCTTGGGATCGTGGGTTTTGGGCGCATTGGTCAGGCCGTTGCCAGACGTGCTCAGGGATTCGATATGCGCATCATTTTTTACGACCTGACCGCTGAACCCGCCTATGGTGCGCAATTCGTTGACCTTGATACCCTTTTACGCGAATCGGATTTTGTTTCCCTGCATGTGCCGCTTACACACGAAACAAAACATTTGGTAAACGCAGACTTTCTCTCGAAGATGAAACCGGATGCCATTCTCGTCAATACCACGCGCGGCGGCGTGGTGGATCAAACTGCGTTATACAACGTGCTGAAATCCAAACAAATATTCGCCGCCGCGCTGGATGTCACCGATCCCGAGCCTTTGCCCATGAACTCCCCGCTCCTGGAATTGGATAACTGCATCATCGTACCGCATCTCGGCAGTGCCAGCAAATGGACGCGCGGCCAAATGTCGAGACTGGCGGCAGAGAATTTGATCGCAGGGCTAAAAGGCGAGCGTTTGCCGAATAGTGCGAACCCTGAAGTATATGGTTGA